TTGACCCGCGCGCCCGCGCTCCGCACCCGCTGAATCAGCTCGGTGTGGCGCTCGCGGTCGAGGATCGTGATCATCAGGTCTTCCATGTCACGCCCGAGGCTCTGGGCGATCACGTGCAGGTTGGCCTCGACCGGCCAGTTGAGGTTGACGCGCCCGGCAGCGGGCGGCGGCACGACCAGCTTGTCCATGTAGCAGTCGGGCGCGTGCATCAGCCCCCCGCGCTCGCTGATGGCGATGACGGCGAGCCCGTTGGGAAGGCCCTTGGCGGTGACCACCGTTCCTTCCACCGGATCGACGGCGATGTCGACCTCATACTGCCCGGTGCCGACCTTCTCGCCGATGTAGAGCATCGGGGCTTCGTCCATCTCGCCTTCGCCGATCACGACCGTGCCCCGAATATCGAGGCCGTTGAGGAGCTGACGCATCGCCTCGGTCCCGGCGCCGTCGACGGCGTTCTTGTCGCCCAGGCCCATGAAGCGGCTCGCGGCAAGCGCCGCTCCTTCGGTGACCCGCGCCGTTTCCAGCACCAGCGCGTGCTCGAAGGAGGGCGAGTGGCCGGAAGCGTCGCTGCGTCTCGTCATGGCCTGACTATGACACGCCCCATGCCCAGAAAACCCCGCTGGGAGCGCTTCCAGATGTTCCAGGGTGGGGAACGCCGCCCGCGCCGTCGCGGAGCAACAGGGGAGGAGGGGGGGTCTGTCACGGAGCGCGCGAGCCGCTATGCTACGCAGTTGAATGCGTGTGCTTCCTCGGCGCCCTGCGCCCCCGCCCTCTTCGGTGTCCCGTGTCCGCTGCTCGCCCCGCCGCGAGCCGCAGGAGGCCAAGCGCCGTGCCCAGATCTCGCGTGTCCCGGCCCCGGCGTAAACGCGGGTCGCGCGCCCGCGCCCGAGTCCCCCGGCTCGGTGCGGTGATCGGCTATTTCTCCGAGCAGGCGGGCTACCGGCCCGGGCTGCGCCGGCAACTGCGCGAGCCGCCGTTCGTCACGCCGGGCCTGCCCACGCACGCCGCGATGGCCCTGCGGCCTCCACACGCCGCGTTGGGGGTGGCTGGAGGCGGCCTCCTGGGCACGGGAACCGGGGCCTTGCCTCTCCCCGCCTCACCCGCTGCCGCC
This genomic window from Deinococcus reticulitermitis contains:
- the glpX gene encoding class II fructose-bisphosphatase → MTRRSDASGHSPSFEHALVLETARVTEGAALAASRFMGLGDKNAVDGAGTEAMRQLLNGLDIRGTVVIGEGEMDEAPMLYIGEKVGTGQYEVDIAVDPVEGTVVTAKGLPNGLAVIAISERGGLMHAPDCYMDKLVVPPPAAGRVNLNWPVEANLHVIAQSLGRDMEDLMITILDRERHTELIQRVRSAGARVKLIGDGDVVASLAVGVRGTGVHALMGSGGAPEGVLSAAAAKCLGAEIQGRFIAEDDAMRERFREMGVDEHKVYKTDELAPGGQMVFSATGITYGELLNGVRHFAGGARTHTLVMGYATRVVRFIDSVHLEEDHARVTIRV